Proteins encoded together in one Juglans regia cultivar Chandler chromosome 9, Walnut 2.0, whole genome shotgun sequence window:
- the LOC109019877 gene encoding protein EARLY FLOWERING 5-like, whose translation MQVCTMLPPPPLGLPMKSSNQTEGASSDADTNNFSATKDLSKLVPPPPPPRQQPPVPGPLTTLQSDVLPTGISSHPPTTASSRYAASISWSWTCRPCRTSWSYASANAKVVWSSGASPNDETTTSTGSSTYLPRR comes from the exons ATGCAG GTGTGTACCATGCTTCCTCCTCCCCCACTTGGGCTGCCAATGAAGTCAAGTAACCAGACCGAAGGTGCATCATCTGATGCTGACACCAATAATTTTTCAGCAACCAAGGATCTCTCAAAATTGGTTCCACCTCCACCCCCTCCAAGGCAACAACCTCCAGTACCTGGACCGCTCACAACTTTACAGTCGGATGTATTACCAACTGGAATATCTAGTCATCCCCCCACCACTGCCTCCTCTAGATATGCGGCCTCCATTAGTTGGTCCTGGACTTGCCGGCCTTGCAGGACCTCCTGGAGTTATGCATCTGCTAATGCCAAGGTCGTATGGTCCTCCGGGGCCTCCCCAAATGATGAGACCACCACATCCACCGGGTCCTCCACCTACCTTCCAAGAAGATGA